One window of the Runella slithyformis DSM 19594 genome contains the following:
- a CDS encoding DUF2480 family protein: MEEIINRVAKSGLITLDLEDYYHHGERVLYDLKENLFMGMILKEKDFREFLKGHDWSHYTGKNVAVTCTEDAIIPTWAYMLLALHLEPYAHSVVFGNLNDLEEKLYFDAINQINPEDYRDARVVIKGCSKHPVPTAAYVEITRKLQPVAQTLMFGEPCSTVPLYKRPKNTQAVVNS, translated from the coding sequence ATGGAAGAAATCATCAACCGCGTTGCCAAAAGCGGCCTCATCACTTTAGACCTGGAAGATTATTACCACCACGGCGAGCGCGTCCTTTACGATCTGAAAGAGAATCTCTTCATGGGAATGATCCTGAAAGAGAAGGATTTTCGCGAATTTTTGAAGGGACATGACTGGTCACATTATACGGGCAAAAACGTAGCCGTGACCTGCACCGAAGATGCCATCATTCCTACTTGGGCGTATATGCTGCTGGCGTTACACCTGGAACCTTATGCCCACTCGGTCGTTTTTGGCAATCTGAATGATCTGGAAGAAAAACTCTATTTTGACGCCATCAACCAAATCAATCCGGAAGACTACCGGGATGCCCGTGTGGTGATCAAAGGGTGCAGCAAACATCCCGTCCCAACAGCGGCCTATGTAGAAATAACGCGCAAACTGCAACCGGTAGCCCAAACGCTTATGTTTGGTGAGCCCTGCAGTACGGTACCGCTTTATAAGCGACCGAAGAATACTCAGGCCGTTGTCAATTCATAG
- a CDS encoding aminopeptidase P family protein, translating to MFSTNTYASRRNKLKTQVSEGLLLFLGNEESGMNYTDNTYHFRQDSTFLYYFGLDKAGLAAIIDVESGEEWIVGDEITIDDVIWAGPQPTLQEQAARVGVVKTLPKSALEAKIKGSLSAGRSVHFLPPYRPEHTLKINHWTDWALSDIPQKVSVEFVRAVINQRSYKTDEEIIELNRAVNISGQMHVNAIRATQAGKYEYEVVGTVHGTARSEGGDLAYPIILSVDGQTLHNHYHGNRLESGRLVLGDFGAETAMHYAGDITRTWPVDKTFTQQQKEIYQIVLEANINVINALRPGITYLDCHNLAWRTVVEGLKGLGLLEGDTDEMVALGVPALFMPHGLGHMIGMDVHDMENLGENYIGYRDGLERSKLLGLKSLRMAKELETGFVLTIEPGIYFIPELIQLWESQGKFQEYIQYDKLNPYRGFGGVRIEDNYLITKDGAQLIGDPIPKTIAEIEALRS from the coding sequence ATGTTCTCAACCAATACCTACGCATCGCGCCGCAATAAACTCAAAACTCAGGTTTCTGAAGGTTTATTATTATTTCTGGGAAACGAAGAATCCGGCATGAATTATACCGACAATACTTACCATTTTCGGCAGGACAGTACATTCTTATACTATTTCGGATTAGACAAGGCGGGATTGGCGGCCATCATCGACGTAGAGTCCGGGGAGGAATGGATCGTGGGCGATGAAATTACAATTGACGATGTGATTTGGGCCGGGCCCCAACCCACATTGCAGGAGCAGGCCGCTCGGGTAGGCGTAGTGAAAACACTGCCGAAATCAGCGTTGGAAGCCAAGATCAAAGGCAGTCTCAGTGCCGGCCGGTCGGTACATTTTTTACCGCCCTATCGTCCCGAACATACCCTCAAAATCAACCATTGGACTGATTGGGCGCTATCTGATATTCCTCAAAAAGTATCCGTAGAATTCGTCAGGGCGGTGATCAATCAACGTTCATATAAAACGGATGAGGAGATCATTGAGCTGAATAGGGCGGTGAATATTTCGGGGCAAATGCATGTAAACGCGATCCGAGCTACACAAGCAGGGAAATATGAATACGAAGTTGTAGGTACCGTTCACGGCACTGCCCGAAGCGAAGGCGGTGATTTGGCATATCCCATTATTTTGTCGGTAGACGGGCAAACGCTGCACAATCACTACCATGGCAATCGACTCGAAAGCGGTCGATTAGTATTAGGAGATTTTGGGGCCGAAACGGCCATGCATTACGCAGGAGACATTACCCGCACCTGGCCTGTTGACAAAACCTTTACCCAACAGCAAAAAGAGATCTATCAGATCGTGCTGGAAGCAAATATCAACGTAATCAATGCGTTACGCCCCGGCATTACCTATCTGGATTGTCATAATCTGGCTTGGCGAACAGTGGTTGAAGGCCTGAAAGGACTGGGGCTGCTCGAAGGTGACACCGATGAGATGGTCGCCTTAGGAGTACCTGCCCTGTTTATGCCGCACGGCCTCGGACACATGATCGGTATGGATGTTCATGATATGGAAAATTTGGGGGAGAACTATATAGGGTACCGTGATGGGCTGGAACGCAGCAAGCTGCTGGGATTGAAGTCGTTGCGCATGGCCAAAGAATTGGAAACGGGATTTGTACTGACGATCGAGCCGGGGATTTATTTTATTCCTGAATTGATTCAATTGTGGGAAAGTCAGGGCAAATTTCAGGAATACATCCAATACGATAAATTGAATCCCTACCGCGGATTTGGCGGCGTGCGTATCGAGGATAATTACCTGATTACCAAAGATGGAGCTCAACTGATCGGTGATCCCATCCCCAAAACGATCGCCGAGATCGAAGCCTTAAGAAGTTAA
- a CDS encoding McrB family protein: MKNTVTERDILVKQIRRINQYDAVRRFFKLLKEMIDSLDLPPNSAQIAFTVSEKHPRISANLNNHTTLQISGRKENVSLGLLFKKGLLNKALLKTDSITFEDKNSSDFILGRIKYTDKHLWQNEGIVQYWIDSLQDLKQLASITNHRELHNRAVYQAAEDDAFNSEVLGLAEKRYEITGVKSTLNDSKEEYKALAEKPDIPLNYILYGPPGTGKTYEVQQLCRVYPHTFVTFHQSFSYEEFVEGIRPETIGDKISYRVRKGVFYEACLEALRKAGYQSFEGCITDSAESRHARFGRAEPVCLVIDEINRANISKVLGELITLIEPSKRLGANNELWVTLPYSHERFGVPVNLYIVGTMNSADRSIALLDTALRRRFHFAERRPDKTVLEGKVIETTDLGKLLRTLNERIEFLHDRDHVIGHAYLMNIDTFEHLCVVIRDQIIPLLQEYFYDDRRRIQLVLADNDRWGKPSECKLVQVKKQYTSSLERDLFGEDLDNAENIITYQLNPALVEGRFEDLPKDIFKWIYEKNN; the protein is encoded by the coding sequence ATGAAAAATACGGTCACCGAACGTGATATATTAGTAAAGCAGATTCGCCGCATTAATCAATACGATGCGGTGCGGCGGTTTTTTAAGTTATTGAAAGAGATGATCGACAGTTTGGATTTACCCCCAAACTCCGCTCAAATTGCCTTTACTGTCAGTGAAAAGCATCCCCGCATTTCGGCCAATCTTAACAATCATACAACCTTACAGATTTCGGGAAGGAAAGAAAATGTTAGCTTGGGGCTATTGTTTAAAAAGGGACTTTTGAACAAAGCGCTTTTGAAAACCGACAGTATTACTTTTGAAGATAAAAATTCTTCCGATTTTATCCTTGGCCGGATCAAATACACTGATAAGCATTTGTGGCAGAATGAAGGCATAGTTCAGTATTGGATAGATTCTTTACAGGACCTTAAGCAATTGGCCTCTATAACCAATCATCGGGAGTTGCATAACAGAGCAGTGTATCAGGCGGCGGAAGATGATGCCTTTAACTCAGAAGTACTTGGGCTGGCCGAAAAAAGATACGAGATAACCGGCGTTAAATCAACGCTTAATGATTCTAAAGAAGAATACAAAGCACTTGCTGAAAAACCCGATATTCCGCTCAATTATATCCTTTATGGCCCGCCGGGAACGGGCAAGACGTACGAGGTACAGCAGCTTTGCCGGGTGTATCCTCACACCTTTGTTACCTTTCATCAATCATTCAGCTATGAAGAATTTGTGGAAGGAATCCGTCCCGAAACCATCGGTGATAAGATTAGTTATCGGGTGAGAAAAGGCGTTTTTTATGAAGCCTGTCTGGAGGCACTTCGCAAAGCCGGTTACCAAAGTTTTGAAGGATGTATCACGGATTCCGCCGAAAGTCGCCACGCACGATTTGGACGAGCTGAGCCGGTGTGTCTGGTTATTGACGAAATCAACCGCGCCAATATTTCCAAAGTACTGGGCGAACTCATTACCCTGATTGAACCGTCCAAACGGTTAGGTGCCAATAATGAATTGTGGGTCACGTTGCCGTATTCGCACGAGCGTTTTGGCGTGCCGGTCAATCTCTACATCGTAGGAACTATGAATTCCGCCGACCGTTCCATTGCGCTGTTGGATACGGCCCTGCGCCGACGGTTTCATTTTGCCGAGCGCCGGCCCGACAAAACGGTGCTGGAGGGAAAGGTAATTGAAACAACAGATCTGGGAAAGCTGCTGAGAACTCTCAACGAGCGTATCGAATTTCTGCATGATCGCGACCACGTCATCGGGCACGCGTATTTGATGAATATAGATACGTTTGAGCATCTTTGTGTGGTCATACGGGACCAGATCATTCCGTTATTGCAAGAGTATTTTTACGATGACCGGCGCAGGATTCAGTTGGTACTGGCCGACAATGACCGCTGGGGAAAACCCAGTGAGTGTAAGCTGGTTCAGGTTAAAAAACAGTATACTTCCTCGCTGGAGCGTGATCTGTTTGGGGAAGACCTTGACAATGCGGAAAATATCATCACCTATCAACTGAATCCCGCCTTGGTTGAAGGTCGTTTTGAGGACTTGCCGAAGGATATATTTAAGTGGATTTATGAGAAAAATAATTAA
- a CDS encoding hydroxymethylglutaryl-CoA lyase: MKLIECPRDAMQGLADFVPTETKVDYLNRLLQVGFDTLDFGSFVSPKAIPQMRDTAEVVKKMDMSATKTKLLAIVANVRGAQEAAAFEQITYLGFPLSLSETFQLKNTNKTIEQAFGEVSEIQNECLAADKQLVVYLSMGFGNPYGDPYSPELVEQFSERLTEMGVHIIAPSDTIGSSTTDAIKTLYGHLLKRFPNVEFGAHLHAKSSHTAKKVRAAYKTGVRRIDCAVRGFGGCPLAEDKLVGNLATELVVSELNQLEAKLTIDELQLAQAMLASQYVFG, from the coding sequence TTGAAACTCATTGAATGTCCACGGGATGCCATGCAGGGGCTGGCCGATTTTGTTCCCACGGAAACAAAAGTCGATTATTTAAATCGCCTGTTACAGGTAGGTTTTGACACGCTGGATTTTGGCAGCTTTGTGTCGCCCAAGGCCATTCCGCAGATGCGCGATACGGCCGAGGTCGTGAAAAAAATGGATATGTCCGCTACCAAAACCAAACTGCTGGCCATCGTGGCCAATGTACGAGGCGCACAGGAAGCGGCCGCATTTGAACAGATTACGTATTTAGGTTTTCCGTTGTCTCTTTCTGAGACCTTTCAACTCAAAAATACCAACAAGACCATTGAGCAGGCGTTTGGAGAAGTAAGTGAAATTCAAAACGAGTGCCTGGCTGCCGATAAGCAATTGGTCGTTTACCTTTCGATGGGTTTCGGAAATCCGTACGGTGATCCGTACAGCCCTGAACTGGTGGAACAGTTTTCGGAACGCCTGACAGAAATGGGAGTTCACATCATTGCTCCGTCTGATACCATTGGAAGCAGCACGACCGACGCCATCAAAACATTGTACGGGCATCTGCTCAAAAGATTCCCAAACGTAGAATTCGGCGCGCACCTTCATGCCAAGTCAAGCCATACTGCCAAGAAAGTACGAGCAGCTTACAAAACGGGGGTCCGGCGCATTGATTGTGCCGTCCGGGGTTTTGGCGGCTGTCCGCTGGCAGAGGATAAATTGGTGGGTAATCTGGCGACTGAGCTGGTCGTGAGTGAATTGAATCAGTTGGAAGCGAAACTGACCATTGATGAGCTGCAACTGGCGCAGGCTATGCTGGCGTCGCAGTATGTATTTGGGTAA
- a CDS encoding aminopeptidase P N-terminal domain-containing protein, translated as MRYEPIDVQLFRQNRQRLYPLLKPKSLVVLNANDLMPTNADGLMGFKQNSDLFYLSGIDQEETLLVLFPDHPDPQFRELLFLKETDELIAVWEGEKLSKAQAARVSGIHHVYWIHQFELIFSQLVFEAEYVYLNTNEHARSNAQVQTRDARYIRDFKERYPLHRLERLAPLTYYLRAVKQPQEIDQLTKAIDITRDGFLRVLNFVKPGVWEYELEAEYIHEFTRKRSKGFAYSPIIASGKNACVLHYIDNNNQCKDGDILLLDVAAEYANYNADLTRSIPVNGRFTPRQRQVYDAVLRVMKAARAMLVTSTLPDAYQAEVAKIMESELLGLGLLTQHDIEKQDPERPAYKKYFMHGTSHLLGLDVHDVGSRYRAFAPGMVFTCEPGIYIKEEGLGIRLENNILITENGNIDLMAHIPIEAEEIEGIMNQ; from the coding sequence ATGCGTTACGAACCGATAGATGTTCAGCTTTTCCGTCAAAATCGTCAACGGCTGTACCCTCTTTTGAAGCCCAAAAGTTTGGTGGTGTTGAATGCCAACGACCTGATGCCCACCAATGCCGACGGGCTTATGGGCTTTAAGCAGAATTCAGATTTATTTTATCTGTCCGGGATTGATCAGGAGGAAACCCTTTTGGTTCTCTTTCCCGACCATCCTGATCCTCAATTTCGGGAATTGCTTTTTTTGAAAGAAACCGACGAACTCATTGCGGTGTGGGAAGGCGAAAAACTTTCCAAAGCACAGGCTGCACGAGTGTCAGGGATTCATCATGTTTACTGGATTCATCAGTTTGAGTTGATATTCAGTCAGTTGGTTTTTGAAGCGGAATACGTGTATCTCAATACCAACGAACACGCCCGCAGCAATGCACAGGTTCAAACCCGGGATGCGCGTTATATCCGAGATTTCAAGGAAAGGTACCCGTTACATCGCCTGGAACGTTTGGCACCGCTGACATATTATCTCCGCGCCGTAAAACAACCGCAGGAGATTGACCAACTGACCAAAGCCATCGACATTACCCGTGATGGGTTTTTAAGAGTCCTGAATTTTGTCAAACCCGGCGTTTGGGAATATGAGCTGGAAGCCGAATATATCCATGAATTTACCCGAAAGCGTTCCAAAGGATTTGCGTACAGTCCCATTATTGCCTCAGGAAAAAATGCATGTGTGCTGCATTACATTGACAATAATAACCAATGCAAAGACGGGGATATTTTGCTGCTCGATGTAGCGGCCGAATACGCCAATTATAACGCTGATCTGACGCGCTCCATTCCCGTAAACGGTCGGTTTACCCCCCGGCAGCGGCAGGTATACGATGCGGTCCTGCGGGTCATGAAAGCTGCCCGAGCGATGTTGGTGACGAGTACACTGCCTGACGCTTACCAAGCCGAAGTGGCTAAGATCATGGAGAGTGAACTGTTGGGACTGGGACTACTGACCCAACACGATATTGAAAAGCAGGACCCCGAACGGCCGGCGTATAAGAAATATTTTATGCACGGCACGTCGCATTTGTTGGGGTTGGATGTCCACGATGTGGGGAGTCGCTACCGGGCATTTGCCCCCGGCATGGTTTTTACGTGTGAACCGGGCATTTATATCAAAGAAGAAGGGCTGGGGATTCGGCTCGAAAACAATATTTTGATTACCGAAAACGGCAATATTGATCTCATGGCTCATATACCGATTGAAGCCGAAGAAATAGAAGGGATCATGAATCAATGA
- a CDS encoding CCA tRNA nucleotidyltransferase: MNFSEVLDKHSVFNVVAQCAKELGVDAYVIGGYVRDLILKRPSKDIDIVSVGSGIALAEAVAHKLGVYVNVFKNFGTAQFRVDDLDVEFVGARRESYRTESRKPIVEDGTLQDDQNRRDFTINAMGISLNAQNYGDLIDPFDGMNDLRRKLIKTPLDAEITFSDDPLRMMRAVRFASQLNFDIEPDTFDGLIKTAERIDIISKERINDELNKIILSDVPSYGFKLLYQAGILKRIFPEFVELQGAEYQDGKGHKDNFYHTLQVLDNISKHTDDLWLRWAAIMHDIAKPATKRFDKRVGWTFHGHEDLGARFTPRIFKQMKLPMNENMRFVQKLVRLHLRPIALSKETITDSALRRLLFDAGPDLEALMTLCRADITSKNPDKVKKHLANFDKVEQKLYDLEARDQIRNFQPVITGEVIMEAFGLKPSAEVGVIKTAVREAILDGLIPNVYEPAFAFMLEEGKKMGLTAVHL, from the coding sequence ATGAATTTTAGTGAAGTCTTAGATAAACATTCTGTTTTTAACGTTGTTGCCCAATGCGCCAAAGAACTGGGAGTAGACGCCTATGTAATAGGAGGTTACGTTCGTGATTTGATCTTAAAACGCCCTTCCAAGGACATTGATATCGTCTCTGTCGGGAGCGGCATAGCGCTGGCAGAGGCCGTTGCCCATAAGCTTGGAGTGTATGTGAATGTTTTTAAGAACTTCGGTACCGCACAATTTCGAGTGGATGACCTGGATGTTGAGTTTGTGGGGGCACGACGTGAATCTTACCGTACCGAATCCCGCAAGCCGATCGTGGAAGACGGCACCCTGCAAGACGACCAAAATCGACGCGATTTTACCATCAATGCCATGGGAATCAGCCTGAATGCTCAAAACTACGGCGACCTGATCGATCCTTTCGACGGGATGAATGACCTACGCAGAAAACTTATCAAAACACCGCTGGATGCCGAGATTACGTTTTCTGACGACCCGTTGCGCATGATGCGGGCCGTGCGCTTTGCTTCTCAATTGAATTTCGACATTGAGCCCGATACCTTTGACGGTCTTATCAAAACGGCCGAGCGGATTGATATTATTTCCAAAGAGCGTATCAACGATGAGCTCAACAAAATCATCCTGTCTGACGTACCTTCCTACGGTTTTAAACTGCTGTATCAGGCGGGTATTTTAAAACGCATTTTTCCTGAATTTGTGGAGTTGCAGGGTGCTGAATATCAGGACGGAAAAGGACATAAAGATAACTTCTACCATACCTTACAGGTTCTGGACAATATTTCCAAACATACCGATGATCTGTGGTTGCGTTGGGCGGCCATCATGCACGATATCGCCAAGCCTGCCACCAAACGCTTTGATAAAAGAGTAGGTTGGACCTTCCACGGGCACGAGGACTTGGGCGCGCGCTTTACGCCGCGTATTTTTAAGCAAATGAAGTTGCCGATGAACGAAAACATGCGGTTTGTGCAAAAACTCGTACGACTTCATTTACGCCCCATTGCCCTTTCCAAAGAAACCATCACCGACTCTGCCCTGCGGCGGTTGCTTTTTGATGCCGGACCTGATCTGGAAGCGTTGATGACCCTGTGCAGGGCCGATATCACTTCCAAAAATCCCGATAAAGTAAAAAAGCATTTAGCCAATTTTGACAAAGTAGAACAAAAGCTCTACGACCTTGAAGCCCGCGACCAAATCCGTAATTTCCAACCCGTCATTACAGGCGAGGTCATCATGGAAGCCTTCGGATTGAAACCCTCGGCCGAAGTGGGCGTCATCAAAACTGCCGTTCGCGAAGCGATCCTGGACGGACTCATTCCCAATGTCTACGAGCCGGCCTTTGCTTTTATGCTGGAAGAAGGTAAAAAAATGGGCTTAACGGCGGTACATTTATAA
- a CDS encoding S8 family serine peptidase, whose translation MKKIGTTIAAVAMLSFSFNCLAQTKYWIFLKDKNKDDAPAVSSQTLQNRHLQGLTITDETDLPVKKEYVQQLRSLDCQPINTSRWFNAVSARLTPTQLQAVRELSFVRTVQPISGQFYIAKSQPQRRSAIAPVMTQVQADEFKKAGLTGKGITIGVIDAGFLEAPSNSLLKHIFDRKAILDKRDYVNPPLTYSDKFFTTAETFSDFHGTEVMSAISGANRSENAQNGMATESQFYLARTDHGTREFRGEEDNWVAAMEWMDSLGVRLINTSLGYAQGFTDPNENYQIAQMDGKTSIISQAAQIAADKKGILVIVSAGNEGDDPSWRIISTPADAQGVLAVGATNQRYWNRIGYSSIGPEFLPYLKPNVSCFSLYGTSLSAPVITGFAACLMQANPTLTNKQIINVIEKSAHLYPYGNNFIGYGVPLASRALALLQSPAESGSVYAHEVKATGTAHTLKLPGTGDMVSIFHKKNSMHVLTQEVVRLRDGQLTLQRQEGETHTTVDLKNEVIEVIWE comes from the coding sequence ATGAAAAAAATTGGAACGACGATAGCGGCGGTGGCGATGCTGTCTTTTTCATTTAATTGTTTGGCGCAGACAAAATACTGGATTTTTCTGAAAGATAAAAATAAGGACGATGCGCCGGCTGTCTCTTCCCAAACGTTACAAAATCGTCATCTCCAAGGGCTTACGATAACAGATGAAACGGATTTGCCCGTAAAAAAAGAATATGTTCAACAACTCCGATCCCTTGATTGTCAACCGATAAATACGTCCAGGTGGTTTAATGCGGTTTCGGCCCGGCTTACCCCTACGCAGTTACAGGCCGTCCGGGAGCTTTCGTTTGTTCGTACCGTTCAACCCATCAGCGGTCAGTTTTACATTGCCAAATCACAACCCCAACGTCGCTCGGCTATTGCCCCCGTCATGACGCAGGTCCAGGCCGATGAGTTTAAAAAAGCGGGGTTGACCGGCAAGGGTATCACCATTGGGGTGATTGACGCCGGATTTCTGGAGGCCCCCTCCAACAGTCTTTTGAAACACATTTTTGACCGCAAAGCCATTTTGGATAAGCGCGACTATGTAAACCCACCCTTAACCTATTCCGATAAGTTTTTTACCACTGCCGAAACTTTTTCAGATTTCCACGGCACAGAGGTTATGAGTGCCATTTCGGGGGCCAATCGTTCCGAAAATGCCCAAAACGGCATGGCAACCGAATCGCAGTTTTACCTGGCCCGCACCGACCACGGTACCCGTGAATTTCGCGGCGAAGAAGACAATTGGGTGGCCGCTATGGAGTGGATGGACAGCCTGGGTGTACGTCTTATTAACACGTCACTGGGCTACGCACAAGGCTTTACCGACCCTAATGAGAACTATCAAATCGCCCAAATGGACGGTAAGACAAGTATCATCAGTCAGGCTGCACAAATAGCCGCTGACAAAAAAGGGATACTGGTGATTGTATCGGCGGGCAATGAAGGCGATGACCCAAGCTGGCGCATCATTTCCACGCCTGCGGATGCGCAGGGGGTGCTGGCCGTCGGTGCTACGAATCAACGTTACTGGAACCGCATCGGTTACAGCAGTATCGGGCCTGAGTTCCTGCCTTATCTCAAACCCAATGTTTCCTGCTTTTCGCTCTATGGCACGTCATTGTCTGCGCCCGTCATTACGGGATTTGCGGCGTGTTTGATGCAGGCCAACCCCACCCTGACCAATAAGCAAATCATTAACGTTATCGAAAAATCAGCCCATTTATACCCTTACGGCAATAATTTCATCGGCTATGGTGTCCCTCTGGCTTCCCGAGCCTTGGCACTGCTCCAAAGCCCTGCCGAATCGGGTTCGGTATATGCTCATGAAGTAAAAGCCACAGGTACTGCCCATACACTCAAACTGCCGGGTACCGGAGATATGGTCTCCATTTTCCACAAAAAGAACTCCATGCATGTACTCACGCAGGAAGTGGTACGCCTGCGCGACGGCCAATTGACCCTCCAACGGCAGGAAGGAGAAACTCACACAACAGTCGATCTGAAAAATGAAGTGATCGAAGTGATCTGGGAATAG
- the elbB gene encoding isoprenoid biosynthesis glyoxalase ElbB, with the protein MKKIGVLLHGNGVFDGSEIHEAVFTLLAIAEAGAEAICFAPNVLQHHVLDHLTGLEMPETRNVLVESARITRGTIKDIIDIKVSELDGLVMPGGFGTAKNITKWAFEGAQCAVLESVKTLIVELVRQGKPIVGLCMSPTTIAKALEGTEFQAHLSVGTTKEASPYDIAAISAGIESIGHVAEMTSVREIMVDNTLKIITAPCYMMEAGIVEVRENIKTAVEKLISLT; encoded by the coding sequence ATGAAAAAAATTGGCGTTTTGTTGCACGGAAACGGTGTTTTTGACGGTTCTGAGATCCATGAAGCGGTCTTTACGCTTTTGGCCATTGCGGAAGCAGGGGCTGAGGCAATATGTTTTGCCCCCAATGTACTACAGCATCATGTATTAGATCATTTGACCGGCTTGGAAATGCCGGAAACCCGTAATGTGTTGGTTGAATCGGCACGAATAACCCGGGGAACTATCAAAGATATCATTGATATCAAAGTATCCGAATTAGATGGTTTAGTGATGCCCGGAGGATTTGGGACCGCAAAGAACATTACTAAATGGGCATTTGAAGGGGCACAGTGTGCAGTACTGGAATCCGTCAAAACCCTTATTGTCGAGCTCGTGCGCCAAGGTAAGCCTATTGTTGGGTTGTGCATGAGTCCTACAACTATCGCAAAAGCATTGGAAGGTACGGAATTTCAAGCGCATTTAAGTGTTGGTACCACCAAAGAAGCCTCTCCGTATGACATCGCCGCAATTTCGGCAGGTATAGAGTCCATCGGGCATGTGGCTGAAATGACCTCTGTGCGTGAAATAATGGTGGATAATACATTAAAAATCATTACCGCACCGTGTTATATGATGGAAGCCGGTATTGTTGAAGTTCGGGAAAATATAAAAACGGCCGTGGAAAAGTTAATTTCTTTGACCTAA
- a CDS encoding LytTR family DNA-binding domain-containing protein, with translation MDVPAKIPVTLRAFRYPLCFLVSIALGLVLLWSLTLYIDSQNGFPMLGQYGLIYYLTNSLFYQSFYEIISFAIFMKVADWYIHLLPLNRITLTLHDILLYELRFFPCVLIAILLLSPVTNGIKYLVIYYPQYSWESYFPTFIFNVRMFDKYLILFFLFGYLYLNTNLLLDYTKWQSRQLVLEVKPDILPQPYMKAIEAWDEQGETILSVQDIMYFETESQSYFAYTKGRTYNIRKNLSVLETELNPQHFFRINRSVILNLSFIKNYTFWKNDKYIIGLNDSKTEFIMQRSRLKDLKERLPDSPPPE, from the coding sequence ATGGATGTTCCCGCCAAGATACCCGTTACCCTACGCGCTTTCCGATATCCGTTGTGCTTTTTGGTAAGTATCGCACTCGGTTTAGTTTTGCTTTGGTCTTTGACACTCTACATTGATTCTCAAAACGGATTTCCGATGTTGGGGCAATATGGGCTCATATATTATTTGACAAATTCACTATTCTACCAATCATTTTACGAAATCATCTCTTTCGCTATCTTTATGAAAGTGGCCGATTGGTATATACATCTGCTTCCCCTCAACCGCATTACACTTACACTTCATGATATTCTGCTGTATGAACTGCGTTTTTTTCCATGTGTACTGATTGCCATCTTACTTTTAAGCCCGGTCACCAACGGCATTAAGTATTTAGTGATTTACTACCCCCAATACTCTTGGGAGTCCTATTTCCCGACCTTTATTTTCAACGTACGAATGTTTGATAAGTACCTGATCCTGTTCTTCCTGTTTGGTTACCTTTATCTTAATACCAATCTTTTATTAGATTATACAAAATGGCAAAGTCGGCAACTTGTTCTTGAGGTTAAACCCGACATTCTTCCCCAACCATATATGAAAGCCATCGAAGCCTGGGATGAACAGGGAGAGACCATTTTGTCAGTTCAGGACATCATGTATTTTGAAACTGAATCTCAAAGCTATTTTGCGTACACTAAAGGGCGAACGTATAATATCCGCAAAAATCTGTCAGTATTGGAAACGGAACTTAACCCTCAGCATTTTTTCCGAATCAACCGATCTGTCATATTAAATTTGTCATTTATAAAAAACTACACATTTTGGAAAAACGACAAGTACATCATCGGACTCAATGACAGCAAAACTGAATTTATCATGCAGCGCTCAAGACTCAAAGACCTGAAAGAACGCCTACCTGACTCCCCTCCTCCCGAATAA
- a CDS encoding MoaD/ThiS family protein produces the protein MNLTILSFGIAKEIIGQLELSVQLPDTATVADLKQFLSAEFTDFQKLASLRVAVNTEYADDSARLHPNDEIVLIPPVSGG, from the coding sequence ATGAATCTTACCATACTCTCTTTCGGTATTGCCAAAGAAATAATAGGCCAACTCGAATTGTCCGTTCAATTGCCGGATACGGCGACTGTGGCGGATTTAAAGCAGTTTTTATCCGCCGAATTTACTGATTTTCAGAAGCTGGCTTCTTTGCGGGTGGCAGTCAATACCGAGTACGCCGACGATTCGGCCCGGCTGCATCCCAATGACGAAATCGTGCTCATTCCGCCCGTCAGCGGAGGATAA